CATCCGCACTTGTCATGCTTCCTATCCAGCCTGGCGACAAAATAGTAAGATTAGTTCTTACGTACATTTTCTCATTCAACAGCCAAGCTCTTGCATCTCCACCACTAACTGTAAGTCTTGTACTTCCTGGAGGAGGCACACCGTCCAGAACATTCAATAACACATCATTGGCCGATGGGGGGATGCCTATTTCAGTAGGCAGATTTTTAGCATTAGGTCCATAGCCTTGAATACGTAAATCAACTCGATAATCAACTGCCTGCTGCCCCGGAATTAACGTCAGCATGACAGGAGTATTCAAATCACGCAATCGAACGGCAAGATTCCCATAGGTATATAATTTACTTGCCTGAATCATCAACGTATTACTGGTCTTATCCCATTGAATATTAAAAGCAGAGGGGTCACCGAGATCATAAGCACTGATTGGCCATGGAGCACCCGTTGAATCAAGAAACACCAAAGAAGAAACAAATCCTTGCGAAAGCCGAATCACCGGCGGGGTAGACCCAGGAGATAAATTGACTATTTGGGAGGTGGCTGTTGGCTTTGGTGGGGTCCCAATCGGAGATTGCTTAGCATACTCGGAGGTTTGATACATTTGTTTAAGTTGTATGGTCTGCTCCGGGGACAAAGGAAATAATTGATCGGTTACATTTTCAAAAGCCATCTCATCAAATGCTTCTTTATCAGAAGAAACCATTGGATCAAGGCTTGCATTATCCGCTCCTTGCTTCGGAGCTTCTGGCTTGGCTCCCGAAGCCGGCTGAGAACCTCTTGACGGGGCAGCAGCAGAAGATTGAGCTCGAGATCCTGTCGGCGGCGGCGTAGCCGAACCTCCTTCAGCCGCTTGCTGATTATCAGGAGAAGTAGACAAACGTTGCTGTAACATCCGTAACTGTTCTAAAGCTTGCTGAGCAGAATCTGCTTGCTGAGCACTTACAGCGATGGAAACAGGTACAAAGAATGCCAATAAAGAAATTTTTATTGCTAATTTATTATAACTCATCAGCTCATCTCACCACTAGCAGGTCCAACTACAAACTGGGCTATTCCAATTCCTCTAGGAGAATTTAATGTTGATACGCGAGTAATCAACATCGTGACCACGTTATTCTGTTGAGAAAATTCACTGGCACTTTGATAAGTTACTAAAATTGGCATTTGCACGCGCCACGAAAACCGATTGTTCAAAATACCTTTTTGTAAAATAATTGGTGCTCTTGTCGCCACGGCAGAAACAATCAGCTTTTTAGCTTTAACAGCATCCAAGTTATTAGATTGCTGGAGGGCATTTAGAAATTGCGTCCATCCCTCGGCGGTAAAGAAGCCAGACGCAGCTTGTAGTTCACTGCGATAGTTAACGAAATTATAACTAAATGCGGCAATGGCAGCCTGGTTTGCCCATTGTAAAACAGCTGAATCCGATTGGTTAGGCTCATTCAGTGGAAATAATGGTGTTATTCGACCGTTAATGCTTGTTGCAAAATACTTTGGTTCCGGTGGATGCGTCATGATATATGTGAGTATCCCTCCCAATATAAAATTGGCTGTCATGGAAATCATTAAGATAAGTATTATTTTTCGTTGTCCATCGCGATAAAATTTATTTCTCATCACGACCGCTGTTAATGCATCTTCAGCCATAATATCCTCAGTTAGTTAGGCATGACTTTGTTATCAATTGTTCCGCTTTCACTCGCCAGTAATGGATCAGAGGTATAATTTGGTTCATCCAAAGCTGTTAGCATAACTGGAGGAGTCACGCCACTTGTTGCATAAAAATCCGGATCTGGGAGATTAAAATAAGCGAAATAAATAGCGACTCCTAAAAGTACATTAAATACAGCAGAAATCAGGAGGAATGTTGCAGCCTTCCGATAAGTATTAACGTAAAAACGTTTAGAATTCTTAATTAAATCCCAAGTTGCACGACTCATCTTATCTCCATCCTAAGCCACAGCATCCCGAAATGTTATTTCAATTCTGGAATTTGGTGATTTGTCACCACCCTGGACAAGTCCTAATATAGGTTTATCACTACCTAAACCATGTGTAAAGATAAAACGACTATCAATATTTTGTGTCCATAAATAATTAGCAACCGCCCTTGCTCTTGCCAGCGTTAAGGCACGCTCACGTTGCGGAGAACCACACTTGCTGCTGTATGCAGTGATATGAATAGTAATTTTGCGAAACTGCCTCAGATAACAAGCGATATCATTCAAAAGTGCGTAAGACACCCATGTGAGCCGAGGAGATTGATTGGCAAATAAATGACTGGACGGGATGCTTATTAAATAATCTTGGCCAAGAGTAATGACCTGAATGCCGTTTTTATTAAAATTCTCCTGCATTTTTATGACAGCAGTGTCCAATGCTCCATCCACTTTGTAGGGCAACGAGGCGGGTGTACTAGCTACCGTTTGAACAGGCTTATAACAACCCGTCATAACAAGCATGGAAAATGAAACTAGCCATGTTGAGAAGCTTATAAAACGAGCATGCAATCGTCTCAATGTAAACCCTCATATCGAAAACAATAAAATTTCTAGAGAAATAAAAACATACAAATCATCACGTTACAAGCAGTACATGAAAATTTCAATAATTCGCATCATTTATGAAAAAAATATTCTAATTTGGAATAAATATAAACACATAATGAGGGTAAGAAGTGCACTTGATCATTCACTGAAATTTAAATACGGTAGCTCATAACAAAAATCAGCTTAATGCATTTTCATGAATGGACTTAAGTATTTTATTTTATAGAAATAACCCAGGCTGTAAGAAACAATGGATTTAATAGGGCAAGAATTATGTTCTATGCGGTACTTTTTGCCTTTTCCCGCTCATTTCGGAGTTTTTCCGATAATGAATCCACCAAAGCCCCTAGCTCATCAGAACTGATTTGATCCCGTTCATCCGGTGGATATGAAGTGGCCATTTGAAAGTCTTTTATTAATTCATTAGCAATGTTGCCTGCAAGTTTATCTTTTTCACCGCTCAATCGCTCGATCGACATCAGGTAATCACGGGTTTCATTAATAGGCAACAATGGCTCTGAAAAACGCTCAACATCTTTCACCAAAATGGGTAAAGCGCCTGCAGAAGATTGCAATTTACTAAATATCGTTAAGGTACCTACTGGCTCTTCTTCAATAAGCTCTTCTATTTTTTCTGGTTCATTATGCCCATGGAAAGCCAATAAGGCCGCTACACCGCGTTCAATCGGTTCAGTAATTTTAGATTCATGCAATGCCTTGCTTATCAGTGCAATTTCTTCATTCTGTACTTCCTTGTGGATACTGATGTCACCACTCTCTACGATGCTTTGGAAACCTGTAAGTTGTTTTTGTAATTTATCAAGATAATCATCTGCTGGTGCCTCTACTTTCAAAAATTGATTTAATTTTAATTTTTTTACTGGTTTTGGATTGGCGTAAAACATACGGGCGCGCACAATTTTTGAACGGAAAAAGATATGTGCTTCACCTTCTGTCTGCTCTTTTAAATCCAATAGATCAATACGAGAGCGTTTTTCAAACGATGAACTTTTAGTGTCCATATAACTATTGGCAATACTTGTCTCTTTAGTCTGGAAGGAATCAACCTTGGTTACATAAGCCTCACCAGCTGTTTTGGTGAAAAAGTCCCAGGTTTCAGTTGGGTCTTCCAATTTCATACAGATTTTAATGTTGGTGTTTGCACCGATTGATGCTGCTTCTTCTTTAGATGCTTTCTGAAACGCAGGTAAGTCCTGTCCAGCAAATATGGCTGAAAAGCCTAATGACCGTGCCTGGGCTGGAACAACGGCAAATCCCTGAACAGCATAATAACCGTATTCGTCCAGAACACAAATGTAAGGCGTTGGAGAATTGGTAGGTTTACGTTCAATCACATCACGATAATCCCCTTCCACTTCTTCACCAAGACCGGCTGCCATCATAGCTTTCAAAGAAGAAACAATAATTTTCCCTAAGTTGGATAATTCGTCGGGGGATTTCTCTAAGGCAGGAAGCAACACCACGAGAATCCGCCTGTTTAATACCACGTCTTTAAAATCAACTTCCGCCAAATTGGTGCGAACAATATGGCCATAAGTATCTGCAAGAGATGAAAAGGCTCGTACCAACTGCATGGTAATAAATCCATGTTGTTCAAATACTTGCGAGACTTGCTTTCCTTTTTTCTCCTTATTGTATCCAGGCAATGTTCCAAGATAGTTACGCAACGGGTCTGTCACCAACTTGGGTACGGATTCGATGTTAATGCTTTCTTGATCATCTCGTGGAAAAATCTTATCAATAACAATTGTCTCCAACCGTTGCAAATCAAAGTAATTACGAATGGTATCTGCATCGAGCAAAATAGCGCCTTCATCACGCATGTACACAAGCAATCGCATCAGTGCTTCCACAAAGGCAATGGCTCGACCTTTCCACATGTCACCATCGGATGATTGACTCGACCCCCCCATCAAGCTAACGACCAATTGGGTTAACATACTGGAAGAGCCCTGGCAAAATGGGTTTAAGGTATTTGATAATCGTTTTTCTTGTGGTCCAATAATATCCCGTGCACCCGTCATGAAATTGACTAGCAGTAAATCATCCTCGCGTCCCATGTTTCTAACCATAGAAAACACTTTAGCGTATAATGAGTTGTCGCCTTTTCCATCCACATAAATAAAACCGCTCCCTTGCACCAGAGCATTAAAAGCAATTGAAACCAGCGCTTCTGTTTTACCACTACCCGTTGATCCAAAAATCAATGCATGGGTTCGCATATCATCGTTGGCAAACCATAGTTCTTCATTAGTTTTGCGATCATTACCAAAAAAAGCGATGCCACGCGCCAGGTTAGGAGTTTGAATGCCCGGTTTTAAATCATTATAATCCTTAACCCGTGCGATTTTAGGTAAGCGAAACGGTAATGTTTGCTTGCGAGTAAATGCAAAAAGAAAGCAGAAAAAACCAATCATGAATAATAAAATCGCTGCTTCCGATATGTAATAGGCGCACACAGCCAAAGACAGCAGCACAATAGAAATATTAGTAGGATTAGAGAAAAAATCACTAATACGCTGACCGACCGTTCGCGTATCCCGCAAAAGCTGGGTTGGGTCAATTTCACTACGGGAATCAATACCGCGCATCATGGTTCTAACTCCTGCATTTCTTTTGGAGACAATTTGACGTCTTTAACGGCAATTTCAAGAGCCTTAATCGCCTCATCAATCATGGGTACCAACGAGCGGCGTCCCATGGCTTTTTCCGCCTTCCAATGAGCAAAAGGCCCAGCAACCTCTGCGTATGGGGTTTGTCTTCCTACGCAATTCAACATATACCAAAGGCGACGGTCTATTGGCTTTAACCATAAAAACTCGGAACTAGGCACAACACCATCATCCCTGGCTGCCTGTAATAAAGAAGCCATTACTGTTAAAAGATAAGCATGTTTTGTAACAATTTGCTGTACATTTTCTGCATCCTGAAATTTTCTAAGTGTGTTATTTGCGACGCTATAATCTGGTTTTCCCTCAGCATAACCTTTATCAAGGGATTCCAGGATCATCACCGCAGAACCTCTGTCGCGATTCATACGCGCCATAAATACAGCAGCTAACGCACGAGCATGCGGGGGACACCGTTCAAATCCATCCCAATAAGGCCCCAGCTGCAACGTGAATACTCTTTTGGCATCGCCTCGCCGCAACCCCGCCGTCATTTCTTGCCCAGGTATGGGCTTATCCAGTAAAACATCTTCTTTTTTTAACAATTGATATTTACGCGCAAACTCCATGGGAGTCATTGCCATTGCCCACGGACCTTCATTAATATCAATGCTTACCAAATCCAGCTTGACTACTGGCATAATAGCCGGCCAGTTATACTGTTCCTGTGCCCGCAACGTCAGCATGTTATATACTTTACGAAATTTTAAAGTAACATTTGACCTATAAAGAAAAATCCCCAGAGCAACCAACGCAGCAGCAACCGGATAACGCGTATAATCGCCCACGCTTCTTGACAGTATGAGCATTTGCTCCCAGTCTACCGCACTCGGGTCAAGAGTCTGCATTAAATAGATTTCATTCGATAACTGACCAGAACCTATGAAAAAATTAATCAGTTTCGCTTGCAGAATATTAATATAAAAAACGGCGGAAACAATGTACTTGTGTCCGACACTCCACAAGACATACACCGTTAAAATAAATAATACCATGACCCATACTGGGGCCATTGAATTATCGCCAGATTGTTGCTGTGGTTGTTGTGCCATCCGAAACTAATAATTTTAAGATTACTTAAATTAAAGTATATACCTATTTTTAACTGTTTTGCGATATGCAGCTTAGGTTAGTTAGGCTGGTTTTTCTAATTCATGATTGGATATTTTAACCAATCGGCCCCCGACGTATTTATAAGTACCGGTCATGTGGATAAAACGGTTAAGATTTTCCAATTTCAATGCCCTGTCTTTTAGAGTTAACAATGGCTTGCCGAGTTTGTCCGTTGGTGTTTTTTCTGGAGAAGTGGGTAAAATATCAGTTTGACTCACATAGATGGAAACATAACCTTCGTTTACTTTATTTTCCTTAGTTCCTATGATTTCTTTCACGTCTTTTTCATTAGCATAAATTGGGCGTGAAATCATTTGCCCTGGCAAATTAGTAATAATACGCTCCCATGACGATAGACTACTGCCACTGGAAGAATAAAGCGCAACAAATATTTCCCGCTGGCCGCTGCGCAGAGCAATTCTATTCGCTAAATGAGACGCTATTTTTTCCTTTCCTTGACCGGATGTCTGCACTTGACTGGCAAAATGTTCACGGATTTCACGTAAATTTTTACCAATAACACGCAAAAAATTTGATTCCTCCCACGGACCTTGCTCAATTGCATCATCCAGAGCTTTTAATATGGCATTTGCTTGTTCTTCTGATAATTCATCTTTCATAAAAGTCAGGATTCTACCACCAATTTGAGTATGCCAGACAACTTGTTTCGTCCAAATACTTGTACGAAACGCTACTATAGGTAAGGTGGCAAGCACAAATCAACGTGCAACACGTTGGTGCGGAAAGCAGCAGGATTTTGCACACCTATGGTCAATAAATTATAGCACCAATTGTATTGCAAGTAGATGGTGTGCAGCTTATTTCTTAACTTATTTTAGCATATGATAGACCTATGAATTCAACTCATTGAATTCATAGTTACATTGTTAATGAACGATGTTTTTCTTCATCCTCTTTGGCTTCCTCTCTAACTTCAGGTTGTCTTTCGGCAGACTGTTGTACCGTTGCAGAAGGGCCAGAAATAACAGTTTTCATTGCTTGCCAGCATACGGAAGCAACTTCCAATCCTAGTTTTGCAGACTCTGTAGGAGAGATAGATGCTAGTTTCGTAAGAGGATCCATGACCTTCTGTCTATAATCTGCCAACGTCTTCGTGGCAGTATCTATACTTGTGCCTTCTTTTGTGGGTGCAAAAAAACCTAGTGTGTCCCTACCTTGTTGAGCTCCCGCTCTCGTTCGCCATGGATTAACCATAATGACCTCAAAAAATATGCTCTTTAATTGATTATAGCTTAACAGAATTTAGCTTAACATAATCTTAAAAAATCTCTTATTTGCATATTCTTTACACTTCATATTGAAATTCTAATCATACATCAGTTCATCCAAAGGCGTATAATCACGGCTTGGTCCACCTTGGATCAATTCATTCAACACATCAGTCATGCATAATAAACGCAACACATTGGGTGTTACTTCATCAAAAACAACGCGAGTTCCCAACAGTGCATTTTCTGCTTCGTCAAATGTCACTCCTAACCCATACCCCAAGCATAATGAACAAAGTTGATCGGCGCGCCGAGCTATTGCTGGCAATAAGCCAGTTGGGGAAAATACTTCTTCAAAACTGACAAAGCGATCATTTAAATAAAATTTTGCATTCATGCTGGCAGCAATGAGCGCCATACCTTTGCTGAGATCTATTTTCATTTATCGCCACCAGGGCTGGGAAGATTTAACACTGCCGGCAATGAACGTCCTTATCCAACGTAAAAAAACCGGCACGGTAAAACCGTAATGCTCAAGAATACCAAAAAATATAGCAGAGAGTACAACCAACACACCAGTCCATATTCGAATGTGCATCAGAAAAAGAAAAATGGGGAACGCTGCTCTGGCATCCACCATAAAAAACCGAGCGCTGCGAGCAGAATCACGCCAATGTGATGTTTGCGAAAATCCAGCCATGCCATTCCCCTGTATTTCATCTCTCTAACTAAGTATATCGTGTGAGAAAGGCAATGCAAGCCAGAATTTTAGCAATAATTAGTATTATAGGATGGTATTTTCGCTTTTCTCTTGAGGAGATAAGCAATTTGCCAGAACATCCGCTAACGCAGGCAAAGGACGTTTCGTTGGTTGTGGTTGTAATTGCGGCTGGGCGATATCCTGATGACTTATCAACGCTTCCTGAAGAAGCTGAGAATCAACGCCACCATCTAACCTAGCATTCCCATCGTTACTTGCCTGTGTTTTTTCAGGTTCAATAGTTTGTTTCTGTGAATGCCTAGATTTCAGTTTACCCAGCATGTACGTTGTACTACCACTCATCATGGCTCCTTTAAAATAAGCCCATGAATTCATCATACACATCAAAGATTAAGGTTTTATTATCTACTCCAAACTTGCCTTAATTAAATACCTGTAATACAGTATCCAGCATGCTGCCTATTTATTACCATCCATGAAAGGACTCTGCATCGCTTTCGCGATAGCAGCGTTTGCTGTTTGCGCATCTATTTTTCAACAAAATGTTTCAAGCCTAATTCACTGGATTAATACCTTAGGCTTTATTGCCCCCATTATTTTTTTGCTTTTATATTGTTTTGCCACGCTTTTTTTTCTTCCCACCATGATCTTGACCCTGGCTGGTGGCGCCCTTTTTGGTCCTGTCCTCGGCATTTTGTTTAATTTAATAGGAGCCACCTTGGGGGCGTCTTGCGCTTTTTTCATCAGTCGTCATCTGGTTTTTGATTGGATAGTCAGCAAGCAAAATAAACGTATCAATAAACTTATCGCTGGTGTTGAACGCTGGGGGTGGCAGTTTGTAGCCTTGTTACGCATTGTACCTGTCATTCCTTTTAATTTGGTTAATTATGGCCTGGGTTTGACACGTATAAAATTTAGCCATTATTTAATAACGACCATTATTTTTCTAATACCTACTGAAATTGTTTCAACGTATTGCGGTTATGCCAGCATGGATGCTTTTATCCATTCCGGGGAAGTGTATAAACGAATCAGTTTGATTTTTCTGTTTATCTTTGGTTTCTTACTTATTTTATTCCGATGGTTTAAACGCAACTAACGTTGTCTATCGCATTTCAATAAGTACTGTAATTGGTTTAACAATGGATGCTCAATGTTTAAAACAACACCATCCAAAGATTTGACTGGTCTAATGCCCTGTAGAGCATTGGTAACAAATACAGCGTCCGCATTCATGATGAATTCTCGAGACACGCTATCCTCCTTCAATTCAATTGCATGTTCCGAGCATATGCTAAATAGTCGACTCCGTATGATGCCTGGCAATACTCCACAGGTAAGGCTTGGAGTATAAAGTTTGTTTTGACGAACAACAAAAAGATTGGCGACGGTAGTTTCCGTGGCATAGCGTCGTGTATTAAAAAATAAAGCATCATCTGCTTTTACAGACAATGCATGACGGCGAGCCAAAACAGACTCCAGATAGTTAACCGTTTTAAATTGATAAATAGGATTAACGGCATCGCGCGACCAAGGGGTCGTTACCAAATTTAAAGCCTGCGTCAATGGTTGATATTTAAAGGGTTCGACTAATAAACTTGGACAATCCCCTTCCACAGCTAATCCGCGGGTAGCACGGCCGCTAGTCAGAATGATTCTGATTCCGCCAGCTTGAATGTTTGCATCGTTTATGCGCTG
This genomic interval from Legionella oakridgensis ATCC 33761 = DSM 21215 contains the following:
- a CDS encoding DotH/IcmK family type IV secretion protein, yielding MSYNKLAIKISLLAFFVPVSIAVSAQQADSAQQALEQLRMLQQRLSTSPDNQQAAEGGSATPPPTGSRAQSSAAAPSRGSQPASGAKPEAPKQGADNASLDPMVSSDKEAFDEMAFENVTDQLFPLSPEQTIQLKQMYQTSEYAKQSPIGTPPKPTATSQIVNLSPGSTPPVIRLSQGFVSSLVFLDSTGAPWPISAYDLGDPSAFNIQWDKTSNTLMIQASKLYTYGNLAVRLRDLNTPVMLTLIPGQQAVDYRVDLRIQGYGPNAKNLPTEIGIPPSANDVLLNVLDGVPPPGSTRLTVSGGDARAWLLNEKMYVRTNLTILSPGWIGSMTSADGMHAYEMQKSPVLLVSWHGKVMQLKVEGL
- a CDS encoding aminotransferase class IV, producing MKIENHLPLYSKLHWQRMSTSAIQLKIPFNHAYEAWYELLLQRINDANIQAGGIRIILTSGRATRGLAVEGDCPSLLVEPFKYQPLTQALNLVTTPWSRDAVNPIYQFKTVNYLESVLARRHALSVKADDALFFNTRRYATETTVANLFVVRQNKLYTPSLTCGVLPGIIRSRLFSICSEHAIELKEDSVSREFIMNADAVFVTNALQGIRPVKSLDGVVLNIEHPLLNQLQYLLKCDRQR
- a CDS encoding type IVB secretion system apparatus protein IcmL/DotI, with protein sequence MAEDALTAVVMRNKFYRDGQRKIILILMISMTANFILGGILTYIMTHPPEPKYFATSINGRITPLFPLNEPNQSDSAVLQWANQAAIAAFSYNFVNYRSELQAASGFFTAEGWTQFLNALQQSNNLDAVKAKKLIVSAVATRAPIILQKGILNNRFSWRVQMPILVTYQSASEFSQQNNVVTMLITRVSTLNSPRGIGIAQFVVGPASGEMS
- the icmM gene encoding type IVB secretion system protein IcmM/DotJ, which translates into the protein MSRATWDLIKNSKRFYVNTYRKAATFLLISAVFNVLLGVAIYFAYFNLPDPDFYATSGVTPPVMLTALDEPNYTSDPLLASESGTIDNKVMPN
- the icmT gene encoding IcmT/TraK family protein, coding for MAGFSQTSHWRDSARSARFFMVDARAAFPIFLFLMHIRIWTGVLVVLSAIFFGILEHYGFTVPVFLRWIRTFIAGSVKSSQPWWR
- a CDS encoding TraM recognition domain-containing protein, translated to MMRGIDSRSEIDPTQLLRDTRTVGQRISDFFSNPTNISIVLLSLAVCAYYISEAAILLFMIGFFCFLFAFTRKQTLPFRLPKIARVKDYNDLKPGIQTPNLARGIAFFGNDRKTNEELWFANDDMRTHALIFGSTGSGKTEALVSIAFNALVQGSGFIYVDGKGDNSLYAKVFSMVRNMGREDDLLLVNFMTGARDIIGPQEKRLSNTLNPFCQGSSSMLTQLVVSLMGGSSQSSDGDMWKGRAIAFVEALMRLLVYMRDEGAILLDADTIRNYFDLQRLETIVIDKIFPRDDQESINIESVPKLVTDPLRNYLGTLPGYNKEKKGKQVSQVFEQHGFITMQLVRAFSSLADTYGHIVRTNLAEVDFKDVVLNRRILVVLLPALEKSPDELSNLGKIIVSSLKAMMAAGLGEEVEGDYRDVIERKPTNSPTPYICVLDEYGYYAVQGFAVVPAQARSLGFSAIFAGQDLPAFQKASKEEAASIGANTNIKICMKLEDPTETWDFFTKTAGEAYVTKVDSFQTKETSIANSYMDTKSSSFEKRSRIDLLDLKEQTEGEAHIFFRSKIVRARMFYANPKPVKKLKLNQFLKVEAPADDYLDKLQKQLTGFQSIVESGDISIHKEVQNEEIALISKALHESKITEPIERGVAALLAFHGHNEPEKIEELIEEEPVGTLTIFSKLQSSAGALPILVKDVERFSEPLLPINETRDYLMSIERLSGEKDKLAGNIANELIKDFQMATSYPPDERDQISSDELGALVDSLSEKLRNEREKAKSTA
- a CDS encoding type IV secretion IcmS family protein, which gives rise to MKIDLSKGMALIAASMNAKFYLNDRFVSFEEVFSPTGLLPAIARRADQLCSLCLGYGLGVTFDEAENALLGTRVVFDEVTPNVLRLLCMTDVLNELIQGGPSRDYTPLDELMYD
- the icmQ gene encoding Dot/Icm secretion system protein IcmQ; protein product: MKDELSEEQANAILKALDDAIEQGPWEESNFLRVIGKNLREIREHFASQVQTSGQGKEKIASHLANRIALRSGQREIFVALYSSSGSSLSSWERIITNLPGQMISRPIYANEKDVKEIIGTKENKVNEGYVSIYVSQTDILPTSPEKTPTDKLGKPLLTLKDRALKLENLNRFIHMTGTYKYVGGRLVKISNHELEKPA
- a CDS encoding TVP38/TMEM64 family protein; amino-acid sequence: MKGLCIAFAIAAFAVCASIFQQNVSSLIHWINTLGFIAPIIFLLLYCFATLFFLPTMILTLAGGALFGPVLGILFNLIGATLGASCAFFISRHLVFDWIVSKQNKRINKLIAGVERWGWQFVALLRIVPVIPFNLVNYGLGLTRIKFSHYLITTIIFLIPTEIVSTYCGYASMDAFIHSGEVYKRISLIFLFIFGFLLILFRWFKRN
- the icmN gene encoding type IVB secretion system protein IcmN/DotK, which produces MRRLHARFISFSTWLVSFSMLVMTGCYKPVQTVASTPASLPYKVDGALDTAVIKMQENFNKNGIQVITLGQDYLISIPSSHLFANQSPRLTWVSYALLNDIACYLRQFRKITIHITAYSSKCGSPQRERALTLARARAVANYLWTQNIDSRFIFTHGLGSDKPILGLVQGGDKSPNSRIEITFRDAVA
- the icmP gene encoding type IVB secretion system coupling complex protein DotM/IcmP, translating into MAQQPQQQSGDNSMAPVWVMVLFILTVYVLWSVGHKYIVSAVFYINILQAKLINFFIGSGQLSNEIYLMQTLDPSAVDWEQMLILSRSVGDYTRYPVAAALVALGIFLYRSNVTLKFRKVYNMLTLRAQEQYNWPAIMPVVKLDLVSIDINEGPWAMAMTPMEFARKYQLLKKEDVLLDKPIPGQEMTAGLRRGDAKRVFTLQLGPYWDGFERCPPHARALAAVFMARMNRDRGSAVMILESLDKGYAEGKPDYSVANNTLRKFQDAENVQQIVTKHAYLLTVMASLLQAARDDGVVPSSEFLWLKPIDRRLWYMLNCVGRQTPYAEVAGPFAHWKAEKAMGRRSLVPMIDEAIKALEIAVKDVKLSPKEMQELEP